GGGTGAGTTCGGGTACCGACGCTCTTTTCCTGGGGCTCAAGGCGTTGGGCATAGGCCCCGGCGACGAAGTCGTTACCGTTCCCAATACGTTCCTCTCCACGGTCGCGGCCATCGTCACCGCCGGCGCGGTTCCGGTTCTGGTCGACGTCGGAGACGATTACAACCTGGATCCGGATCTGCTGGCGGCGGCGGTCGGTCCCCGAACCAAAGCGATTATTCCCGTTCATCTGACCGGCCGCCCGGCCCGGATGAAGGAGATCGCCGAAGTCGCCGCCCGGCACGGGATCAAGATACTGGAAGACGCCGCCCAGGCCGTGGACGCCGCGATCGACGGCGTCAGCACCGGCGCCCTGGGGGATCTGGGCGCATTCAGCCTCCATCCCCTGAAGAATCTGAACGTCCCCGGGGACGGGGGGGTGATAACCCTCGACGACGAAAAGCTGCGCGATCGCCTGCTTCTGTTGAGGAACCACGGTCTGAAAAACCGGAACGAATCGGCGCTGTTTTCATTCAACAGCAGGCTGGACACCCTCAAGGCGGCGGTGGCGGACGCGATGCTGAAAAACGTTCCCGAGATCACTTCCCTGAGGAACCGGTACGCCGCGCTCTATGATGAAGGTTTTGAAGACTTGTCGCCGTTCGTCACGCATCCCCCGAGGCTGCCCGCTCTCCGGGAAGCGTTTCACACCTATGTCGTTCAAGTCGAGCGTCGGGAGGAACTCATCGAGTTTCTCGCCCGGCGCGGGGTGGAGACGAAAATCCATTACCCCATCCCGGTCCACCTGATGGAAGCATCCCGGGACCTGGGGTACCGAAAAGGGGACTTCCCGGTGGCGGAGGTACAAGCCGACCGGATCGTGTCTCTTCCCGTCCACCAGCATCTTGTCCCTCAGCAGATCGAGTACGTCATCGAATCCGTCCGCGTTTTTTATCGGTAACCCCCCCACCGCGGCTGTCGTCTTGATCCCTAGCCCGCGGACCCGTTGTTCTCACGCAGGGAGAAGCCGAGCGTACCCCGCGAGGGCGGCGACGGACCTGTGCCGGCGCGGCTTTCACGGGGACAGACGGAGTCGTTCCCGTCGGTGTCGGGGCCGGGCGAACCGCTGCCCCGATGAGGGCGGTCTGGGGACCGGGTTGAGATGGATTTTGCCCGGTAAGGTCGGCTATACTGCCAAAATACGGTTCCCCGGCTATCGCGGGCACGTTTGTATTTGGCGGAGATTGGCGCTGAAGAAAAACCGATGATTCTGCTTATTTTTCCCAATCCCAGTCCGTTTCCCTATCATGCCATGACGCCGTTGGCGGTCTTTTCGGTCGGGACCTATCTGGAACAGGCCGGGGTCGAAGTCGAGTATTACGACGAGCGCGTCCAGGACCGGAACGAGTTGGACGCGATTCTGGCCCGGCGTCCCTCTTTGATCGGGATCAGCGCCCTGACCTCGTTTCAGATCGAACGCGGCCTGACTCTAACCCGTTACGTTCGGGAGCGTCTTCCCGGTGTGCCCGTAGCCTGGGGCGGCGTTCATCCCAGCATGATGCCCGAACAGACGCTGGCCCGGCCGGAGATCGATTTCGTAGTGATCCGGGAAGGGGAGGAGACCACCCTCGATCTTTACCGGGCATTGGCTGCCGGCACCGAGGACTTCGGCTCCATCCTGGGATTGGCCTGGAAGAATCCGGCAGGGGATATAACGGTAAACCCGTCCCGGCCTTTTCTCGAGGCCGACCTGCTGCCTTTTCCGTACCAGGGCCGGGCCGCCCAACTTTTCCCGCGGTACCTCCGGCCCGATGCTTCTTTCCCGACGATCGGGTACCAGGCTTCCCGCGGGTGTCCGTATTCCTGCCGCTTCTGTTATAACGATTTCTTCAACCAGCGGATCTGCCGTCGTAAATCTCTCGACAAAGTTCGGGACGAACTGGCCGCCATCCGGGGACTGGGCGCCGACAACATCTTTTTCTACGACGACAGCATGGGCGGCCGCCAGGATCTTCTGTACGACCTGGTCTCGGTCATGAGCGGCCTCTCGTTGAAATGGTCGGCCAGTCCGAGAATCCACTTCATGACCGAAGAGTTGGTCAGGGGGTTCGAACGGACCGGCTGCCAATGGCTGTTTTTCGGGATCGAGTCGCCCCTGGACCGCATGCTGCGCTACATGAAGAAGGGAATCACCCGAGAGCAGATCGAAACCGGCATATCCCTGATGCGAACTTCCTCCATCATCACCACCTACTCCCTGATGGTTGGTTTCCCCGGCGAAACCTACGAGGATTCTCTGGCCGTTCTCGATTTTGCCGACGAACTTCACGAACGTCACCCGTCCGCCGAAATCGTCATTCAACCCTATGCTCCTCTTCCCGGAACCGATCTTTATCAGGAAGCCCTGGAGCACGGTTTCCAGCCGCCTCCCTCGCTCGAAGACTGGAGCCGGTTCACCATGGACAGGATCCACACCCCCTGGCTGAAGAGCCGCCCTCTTTTCGCCAACGTGTATCTCATCTCCTTTCTGGCTTTCCGGTACGAGCATATGCTGGGGGACCTCGACAGCTTCCGCTGGGCCTACCGGATCGCTCACCACCTGGCGGCGTTCCGCTGGAAGCGCCGTTGGTTCCGTTTCTACCTTGAGGGGGCCTGCTATCGGGCGTATAACTCCTTCAGTTACTGGAAGGCCCGGCGGCGGGGGGTCTGAACCGGGCATGACCGCAAGGGAGGAGAGAGCCGGGGTGAAGGATTTGTCGGTGGCGGTGATTATTCCCGTCCATAACGATGCCGGTTGGCTCCCGGAATGCCTGGCGGCCGTGGGGCGGGAGGCGCAACCCCGGGGGTGGGAAGTCGTGGTGGTGGATGACGCCAGCACCGATCGCTCCGCGGAGATAGCCGAGGAAGCGGAGGTCAGGGTCATCCGCCTGGCCGAGAACCGGGGCGTTTCGGTATCCCGCAATACCGGAGCTCACGCCGTGAGCGCCGACATCCTGGTTTTCGTGGATTCCGATGTCGTCCCCGAGCCCGGTTGCCTTCAGGCCATGGTCGATATTCTGAACCGCCGACCGGAGGTGCATGCGGTGGGGGCCTACCCCCTCCCGGGAGACCTCAGTCCGGAATGGAGCTCCCACTTCGTCGGCCTGCGTTCCGCCTGGGGCTATCATTGGGAGAAGGGCGAAACCGAGCGGCCGTTTTCCTCCATTCAGTCGGAATGCGGCGCCATTCGGAGCGAGGTTTTCCGGGAACTGGGCGGATTCGTCGAGTGGTACGGGGGGGTGGGGATGGAAGAGTTTCACATGAGCCATGAAATGGAGCGCCGGGGTTATGGGCACCTTCTCCTGCGTTCCGCCGCCTATAAGCATCATTACAAACGGCTGTGCCGCCGCTGCCGGGCCCTTATGGACCGGACCGCCCGTTGGGTGCCCCTGGTGGTGAGGAGGAAAAAGTTCGAATCCCGGGGGGCGGTGGGAACTTTGGACGCGGCCGCGTCCGCGGTTCTTACCATGCTGATTCTGGCCGGGCTCGTCGGCGGCCTGGCGTGGTGTCCGCTCTGGGCCTTTACCGCCATCATGCTGTTGATTCAGATGGTTATCGAGAGACGATTCCTTTCTTTCTCGGCCCGGATATACGGGCCGGGCATGGTCGTGTATGCGCTCTTCGCCCTTCAGGCGCTCAACCTGGCGATCGGAGCCGGTTTCATCTACGGGCTGTATAAATACTGGGCGAAGGAACGATAATATGTTCCCCCGGCGCATGGGCAATCGAAGCCGCGTCGTCCGGGATTACCTGGGCCGAAACCCGACGATACGGGGATTTCCCCTGGAACTGCAGATCGGGATCACCAATCGCTGCAACCTGGATTGCGTATTTTGCCCCCAGGTCAAGAGCCGCCGCCCCCGGGGGGCGATCGATATCGACTTCCTGGCCGATCTGGTCGGGCAAGCCGCCCCTTTCGTCGATATGATCGACCTCAGTTATGACGGCGAACCGTTCCTCCATCCTCAATGGGACCGTTGCGTACGGGTCTGCCGGGACATAGGAGTCAAAGCCCAGTTCGAAACCAACTGTCTTCTCCTCGACGGGGAGCGCGCCTCCGCGGTCCTGAAATCCGGATTGGCCGCAATCACCCTGAGCATCGACGCCGCCAGCGAGGAAACCTATCGTTCCTTGAAACCGTCGGGGGATTACGGCCGGGTGGTGGCCAACGCCGAGGTTTTTCTCGCTTTGGCGGCCCGGGCCCCCTCCCGCCCCTACATTCAGATCCAATTCGTCTCCACTCCTCAAAATCGACATGAGGCCGCCGCCTTCCGGCGATACTGGGCAGGGAAGGGCGCCGACGCCGTTCATGTCAAACCGATGTTGAATTTCGGCGGCAGCGTCGGTCCAGCCAAGAATTTAGCTGCGGTTCGGCCCTGTATTTTTCTGTGGACGGCCTTAGCGATACAGTGGGACGGGAAGGTACCCCTTTGTTGTCTGGAGATCGAAGGGCGCACCCGAATGGGGGATGCCGCCGAATCGGGCTTGCGGGACATATTTCGGGGGAAAAGCTTCGAGGATGTTCGCCGCCTTCACGTCGAAGGCAATTATCGGCGACACCCCGTTTGCCGGGATTGCTGGGTACCTTCAGTGGCCTGGCCGTTCGTGCTGGGCGCGGCCTTTACCGGGGATCTCTTCCGGCGCAAGATGATAAACCTGCTCGACCGTTTCCGGGCGCCCGATTCCGACCATAGCCGCCGTTCCTCTTAAACCCGCCAGTCGTACCGAGAGCCTTGCTCAAAGCTTATAATGGGGCCACGGGTTTTCCAGCCCATAGAAAGGTCCGGAAAGAA
This DNA window, taken from bacterium, encodes the following:
- a CDS encoding DegT/DnrJ/EryC1/StrS family aminotransferase — protein: MKVPYVDIGAQYARNSGILEVIAGVLERGQFILGPEVETFERHFADFCGCRFAVGVSSGTDALFLGLKALGIGPGDEVVTVPNTFLSTVAAIVTAGAVPVLVDVGDDYNLDPDLLAAAVGPRTKAIIPVHLTGRPARMKEIAEVAARHGIKILEDAAQAVDAAIDGVSTGALGDLGAFSLHPLKNLNVPGDGGVITLDDEKLRDRLLLLRNHGLKNRNESALFSFNSRLDTLKAAVADAMLKNVPEITSLRNRYAALYDEGFEDLSPFVTHPPRLPALREAFHTYVVQVERREELIEFLARRGVETKIHYPIPVHLMEASRDLGYRKGDFPVAEVQADRIVSLPVHQHLVPQQIEYVIESVRVFYR
- a CDS encoding radical SAM protein; translation: MILLIFPNPSPFPYHAMTPLAVFSVGTYLEQAGVEVEYYDERVQDRNELDAILARRPSLIGISALTSFQIERGLTLTRYVRERLPGVPVAWGGVHPSMMPEQTLARPEIDFVVIREGEETTLDLYRALAAGTEDFGSILGLAWKNPAGDITVNPSRPFLEADLLPFPYQGRAAQLFPRYLRPDASFPTIGYQASRGCPYSCRFCYNDFFNQRICRRKSLDKVRDELAAIRGLGADNIFFYDDSMGGRQDLLYDLVSVMSGLSLKWSASPRIHFMTEELVRGFERTGCQWLFFGIESPLDRMLRYMKKGITREQIETGISLMRTSSIITTYSLMVGFPGETYEDSLAVLDFADELHERHPSAEIVIQPYAPLPGTDLYQEALEHGFQPPPSLEDWSRFTMDRIHTPWLKSRPLFANVYLISFLAFRYEHMLGDLDSFRWAYRIAHHLAAFRWKRRWFRFYLEGACYRAYNSFSYWKARRRGV
- a CDS encoding glycosyltransferase family 2 protein yields the protein MKDLSVAVIIPVHNDAGWLPECLAAVGREAQPRGWEVVVVDDASTDRSAEIAEEAEVRVIRLAENRGVSVSRNTGAHAVSADILVFVDSDVVPEPGCLQAMVDILNRRPEVHAVGAYPLPGDLSPEWSSHFVGLRSAWGYHWEKGETERPFSSIQSECGAIRSEVFRELGGFVEWYGGVGMEEFHMSHEMERRGYGHLLLRSAAYKHHYKRLCRRCRALMDRTARWVPLVVRRKKFESRGAVGTLDAAASAVLTMLILAGLVGGLAWCPLWAFTAIMLLIQMVIERRFLSFSARIYGPGMVVYALFALQALNLAIGAGFIYGLYKYWAKER
- a CDS encoding radical SAM protein, with amino-acid sequence MFPRRMGNRSRVVRDYLGRNPTIRGFPLELQIGITNRCNLDCVFCPQVKSRRPRGAIDIDFLADLVGQAAPFVDMIDLSYDGEPFLHPQWDRCVRVCRDIGVKAQFETNCLLLDGERASAVLKSGLAAITLSIDAASEETYRSLKPSGDYGRVVANAEVFLALAARAPSRPYIQIQFVSTPQNRHEAAAFRRYWAGKGADAVHVKPMLNFGGSVGPAKNLAAVRPCIFLWTALAIQWDGKVPLCCLEIEGRTRMGDAAESGLRDIFRGKSFEDVRRLHVEGNYRRHPVCRDCWVPSVAWPFVLGAAFTGDLFRRKMINLLDRFRAPDSDHSRRSS